The nucleotide sequence GGGCGTACAGAAACAGAAGGGGTCTCTTCAGAAGCTCTGGAGATGATGATTCAGTATCCCTGGCCTGGAAATGTCAGGGAACTTCAAAGCGTGGTTCGGCAGTCTCTGTTGAAGAGCACTTCTCCCATCATTGTTCCTTCCTTTCTACCAGATGAATTATCCAGACGGTTCAGCACGCAGGCGGTTCCATCAGAGCCTCAAGCTGATATCAATGGTGATGATTCGCCATTATCTGATTTACGTCTGTTCGTGGATCAGCGTCTTGCGGAACAATCTACAGATCTATACAGCGAAACACTGGAAGCGATGGAACGATATCTGTTGACTCGCGTTTTGAATGAAACGAGCGGTAATCAGACACGTGCTGCCGAAATTCTTGGAATCACTCGCGGCAAGATACGTGATCGCATTGCGCAGTTTGGTATCTCCCTTGAGAAAACCGTCAGTATAGATGAGAACTAGAGCGCGTCACATTTACACATAGCGTTTCCCGGTCTGCGATACTCGATCTGAATGGCCCTGGAGACGCTACGGTAAAACTGGACACAGTCTAGATCGCGTCACATCTTATCATAGCGTCACTTGCTCTATCAGCTCGCTCTAACTCGACCTGAAGCCGCTGGTGTAAAACTGCTCACAGCCTGGCGGTCGCTTAACGCCCAGGCGCGTCTCCCATCGAGCGATCAGCAATCGATTTTCCACTACCAAACAGTGAATTCAGAATCCTGTACGGATTTTATCAGTGCTCCAACATGCTTTTGTTTAATGGCTTACGTCGATTTGTCGTATTGTACTTTCAGCTTGGCACAGCGATTGCGAAGTCCTGTATTATCACAGCAATGTGAATGAAATTGAAACAAGCAAATCGAATGAACCAGGGGCATACCTGGTCGGCTGGCAAATTTGAACCTCAATCCAACCAGCCGGATCGGGCTTTAGAACCTGGTTTCGCAGGAGTTTACAATCCCACAAATTGAAAGGGTATCACCATGTTGAGTTGGGCATTAATGTTTTTAGTAATTGCACTGGTAGCGGGTCTGTTTGGTTTTGGTCTGGTCGGCGGCATGGCCTATGGCGCAGCAAAGATCTGCTTTTTTATCTTTCTCGTATTAGCTGTCATCAGTCTGCTGACAGGTAAGAGAGTTCCCACAGAATAAGTATTTGAAGAAAGCGATATACGCTTGATTCGAAACTGCTGAGACGACTGGCCGATGGCATTCAAAAGAGTGCCATCGGCTTGGTCTGTCATGTGCTTGCGGTCGTTGTTCAACATACTGGAGAAATCAGATGCAAAACGTAATCATCATCGTTCTGATCATAGTAGCGGTTGTCGCCATGGTGGTGGGAGGTTGGATTTCGTTTGCTGACCTGGATGACAGCGCAACTATGACAATCCATAAAAACGAAGTTAAAAAAGATACGGAACAAGCAGTAAGAAAAGGAGAGGAACTCGTTGAGGATGCAGCGAGAGAAGGAAGAAAGCTGATGAACCAGACAGAAGATGCGATCGATTCTGAAGAGTCAGTCGAGGAAGAATCAGATATCAATCGTAATCAAACAGAGGCTTTAGACACTCCCAGGTAAATAGACGAGTGGAATAAATTAAAAGCCACGATATTTAATGCTGGAACCGCTCAGCACAATCAAGATACCATTATCACAATCCCCCTCAACTGAATCCCTGCTCTCTACAGGTTGTCATGGAAATAATAATTCCATTCTGTTAAATTGGTGTCATATCCGCTTCAGTAAATACCCTCATCAGTAAATTCACAAGAATTCTAATCTTTTTTCCAGTCGGGCATGAAAACGCATGGGACTTTCCTCAAAGCCAGAATTCCCGAAGAATGCTTTATGGGCTTCCGATGGCCGATTACAGACAATTGTTGATTCCGCAATGGATGCGGTTATCACCATGGATATAGATGGTGATGTCGTTGACTGGAATCGGCGGGCCGAAGAAATATTTGGCTGGTCTCGAGATGAAGCAATCGGAAGCGCGGTCGCGGAATTAATCATCCCTCCTCAATATCTCGCCCAGCATCAGGATGGACTTCGGCAGTTTAAATCTACCGGGGAAGGGCGGTTGATTAATAATAAAATGGAATTGACAGCGCTCCGCCGGAACGGTCATGAATTCCCGGTTGAAATGATCATCACACAAATTGAATGGCATGGTCAGGTTATTTTCAATGCTTTTGTAAGAGATGTTTCTGACAGAAAAGAAGCGGAGCAGCTTATTGCCCGTGAGAAACTTGAGGCGGCCCTGTTACAACAGGCGAGTTTTTCCTCATCGACAAGCGACGCTCTCGAAGATGCGTTAAGAATTTGTGTTGCCAACCTGGGAGATATTTCAGGTTGGCCCATTGGTCATGCTTACCTGCGTCACCAGGGAGGAAATCGTCTTGTCTCGTCACGAATCTGGCATCTGGCAAATCGAGACCATTTTCTGGACTTACGGGATGAATCAGAGAAGCAGTCGTTTGTGCGTGGAGAAGATCTGCCAGGATATGTCTGGAGTCGCGGTGAACCTGTCTGGGTGACAGACTTTGAAAATGAAGAAATCATTACTCAAAAGCGAGACTTTGCCGCACTGGGTGTTCGGTCAGCTTTTGCATTTCCAGTAAAACTCGATGGCGATGTGATCGCCGTGGTCGAGTTCTTTAATACCAGGCTCATTTCTCCGGATCTGAATCTACTGGCATTATCTCGCGGGGTCAGTAATCTGATCAGACATGTCATTGAAAGGGTTCAGTGGCAGGAAGAACGTACCAGGCTGGCCGCCATTGTTGATTCTTCAGGGGATGCCATTATTGGAAAAGCACCCGATGGCACAATCACCTCCTGGAATAATGGAGCCGAAGTTATATATGGTTGGCTGGAAGAAGAAGTTATCGGTGAGACCGTATCAATTCTGCTGCCTCCCGGAATGGCTCGTGAAGAGTCTGAAATACTGGAAGCGATGAAAACGGGACGCAGGCTGGATCAGTTTCAGACGAGACGCATGCGGAAAGATGGAACCATTATCGATGTGGCTATTACCGTTTCCCCTATACGTGGAATGGATCAACAGGTCGTAGGGTCATCGAGTATCGAGAGAGATATCACTGCCAGGCGCCGTCGTGAAGAGGAACTGAGTAAAGCCAAGGATGAAGCTGAACAGGCAACACGCGCGCAGGGCGAATTTCTGGCCAATGTCAGCCATGAACTCCGCACACCCATGAATGCGATCCTGGGGATGCTTGAATTGACTTTGCAGGAAAACCTGACACCGCTTAAACGGGATTATTTGCAGACAGCAAAAGATTCAGCAGACTCACTGCTTCTGCTTGTGAATGATATTCTGGATTTTTCGCGATTGGAGGCTGGGCATTTTGAACTGGAACCTGTTCCATTCAGCTTACGGGTCATGATTGACGAAGCAGTGAAAACGCTTTCGCTGCGTGCCTGTGAGAAAGGGTTGGAATTAATCTGCCGCATTGATAAACGGGTACCGTCTCAGGTACTGGGTGACCCGGTCCGCCTGCGTCAGATTCTGACCAATCTGGCCGGGAATGCGATCAAATTCACAGAACAGGGAGAAGTGGTTGTTGATGTCAAACTGATTGAGCCTGCAGGTGAAATCCCGCTTCCCAGACTTCAACCGGGAGAAAAGGCTCTGCTGGAATTCAGCGTGTCTGATACGGGTATTGGAATCGCGGTGGAAGATCAGAAACGAATTTTTGCTCCTTTTGCACAGGCGGATGCATCGACAACGCGACATTATTCTGGAACAGGCCTGGGGCTGGCGATCTGTCACGAACTGATCGGCTTAATGGATGGAGAAATGTACTTAACCAGTGAACCGGGAGAAGGGAGCTGCTTCTCTTTCCAGGTGATTTTACCGGTGGCAGAACCGGAAGAATCAGTCCAGGGAAACGAAAAAGCTTCAGTGTCTGAGTTACGTGATCTTCCGGTACTGGTGGTAGATGATAATCAGACGAATCGTGTCATTTTAGAAGAAATGCTGACCAACTGGTCCATGTCTCCGACACCCGTTGACTCTGCGCGGGAAGCATTAGACCAACTCTCTGCACTCAGCGAGAAAGAGAAATCTTATCCACTGGTGATTGTGGATGCCCTGATGCCGGAAACAGATGGTTTTATGCTGCTGGAACAGGCGCGGGAAGAAGGACTGCTTGATTCAGCGACCATTCTGATGCTGTCTTCTGCCGATCACCAGATTTTCAGTGAACGATGCCAGGGCCTGGATATTTCCGCATTTCTGGAAAAACCGGTGTCACAATCAGATCTGCTGGATGCCATCATGACCGCCTTGAAGGGGCCTCAACTGGAAAGTTCCAGCGTGTCCCAGATCAGAGAATCAAAACAGACTTTGCGAGTACTGGTGGCAGAAGATACTCCAGCAAACCAGAAAGTGATTAACGCGATCCTCAAGAAACGGGGGCATCAGTGTGTGATCGCCGATAATGGTCGTGAAGCGGTTGATTGTCTGCGAAATGAGTCATTTGATGTGGTATTGATGGACGTGCAGATGCCAACGATGGATGGTTTGCAGGCAACAGCCATGATTCGTGAGAACGAATATGGTTCTGGTGTGCACACTCCCATTATTGCAATGACAGCCTATGCGATGCGCGGGGATCGCGATAAATGTATAGCGGCTGGCATGGATAGCTATATTTCTAAACCCATAGATGCCAAAAAACTGATCTTGATACTGGAGCGACTGGCAATGCGTCATCAGAAGACCAATTTACCCGAGAATAGTCTTGCGAGTTCAAAAGTCTCTCTTGAGGAGTCAGAACAAGAACTGTTGCAGGAGCCTTCCCCATCTAAACCGCCCACAGTAGATTCCAGGCCCGTAATTGACATGCGGGCCGCCCTCAAACGAGTCGGTGATGATATGACAATCCTCAACGATATGGTCAATTTCTTTTTCGAAGACGCCCCCGGGCTACTGAAAGAAATCAATCAACAGGCAGTGGCAGGTGATGCGGAAGAACTGACGCGTGCAGCACACAGTTTGAAAGGACTATGTGCTAACTTTAATGCCTATCCAGCCGTGGAAGTGGCGAAAACGATCGAGGAATATGGACGCCAGGGAAAGCTTCTGGAAGTACCTGCTGTGATTCCCGTTCTTGAGTCGGAATTCACACGGCTCAATAGCGAGCTCTCCGCATGGAAATCTGAGAATTCCTGATTTGCACAATAAATGGTTCCTATCAGCAAGTCAGTAAATACCTCACCCGAGTCGTTCTGAACTGATGGCTCTGCATTCAAGCCGGTCGCGCTGCTGCCAGGAACATGCTCCATTAATGGATTCCTCTACCGCTTAAACCTTATAATACCCCTGTTTTTAACGTTTATATAGTTTATGTTCACGTTGCTGGGGGATTGGTATGGGATGTGCTTCTTAATCCACTAAATCACTTTGAAAATTTGATCCGGAATCAAACCAGGTTCGTTGTCAGAGTGTGTGGAGTTTTACTATAGCGGCTCCGAGACCTTCTGGGCCGAGTCGAATAGATTGACAGACACGATAGTAAAATGCGATGCACCCTGGAACCAATGTGAAATCTGACTCCGTTTCAAGGGGCACTACAACAGATTGCTTTAAGCAATTCAGAAAGGAAACAGGCGATGTCAACTCACTACCCTCAACACGCTCAACCACAATCTTCTACTTTCATGGATGTGGTCAGGATTATCCTGGCAATCATTTTGCCGCCAGTGGGAGTTTTAATGCAAGTCGGACTGGGAATGCATTTCTGGCTGAATATTGTCTTGACTCTGTGTGGTTACATTCCCGGGCTTGTGCATGCAGTCTGGGTCATAGCGAAAAAATAATGAATCGCAGCAAGTTCAACTATTTTAAACATTGCATTGAATAGAAAAAACCATGTTTGCGATCATTTCACTGATAGTGATTATTGTCGTATCAATCATTGTGGTTCGAGTGGCAACAGTCGCATTAACGTTGACAGGGCTTTCCACTCCACTGGCACGATTTCAGGCACGCTCTGCATTTACCAGTACCGGATTCACCACAAGTGAGACGGAAAAAGTGATGCGTCACCCTGTTCGTCGTCGGATCATCATGGCACTGATGATTCTCGGTAATGCGGGAATCGTAACGGCAATTTCTTCTCTCATTATTTCCTTTGTCGGTGCAGATTCCAGTACAGGCCTCTGGTTACGCATTGCACTTCTCGCTGCTGGCTTGTCATTACTCTGGATGCTTGCTTACAGTGAATGGATTGATCATCGTATCTCCCGGGTGATTCAGAATGCGCTCCAGCGCTGGACTGATCTTGAAATTCGAGATTACGCAGGACTGCTCCATCTGACGGGCGACTACCTCGTGGTGGAACTGAATGTGAACCCCGACGGCTGGCTTGCCGATAAAAAACTGACTGAGCTGAAATTGGATTCAGAAGGGATCCTGGTGCTGGGGATTGAAAAACCGGACACAAGCTATGTCGGGGCTCCCAGGGGAGGGACACGTCTGGAAGTGAACGATCGCGTCCTGCTTTATGGCAAGGCCAGTGTCTTGAAAAATCTCGATGAGCGACGTTCTGGAGCTGCCGGGAACTGGGAACACCATAAAGCAGTCGACGAACAGCAACGCAGCGAACAGGAACAGGTGACCCAGATCTAGAACGCGTCACGTTAAATCATAGCGTCCCCGTCTATGATACTCGATCCAAATGGCCCTGGAGACGCTACGGTAAAACTGGACACAGTCTAAAACACCATTTCAGCTATCTATCGGTGAAAATCTCTCACTGAATCATCGCCTGCCCACGCTGTATCACTCCGGTACCGTCTGGCTCCGCGCCCCCATATCAGAACACATCACCACGTACCGCCAGCTTTTTCTGTCCATCTCAATCGGACGCAGAGCAGGAAGTTTTGTATCAACTTCTGAAAATCAGTGCTGAAATTTCAGCAGGATAAAGTCTACCAGATTCTATCGAATCGCCTGGTAATGAATTTTCTGAAGTGACCTCAGCAGAAATTGAGTCACCAGCCGGTAATGATGGTTGAACTCGGTACGAACAGCACGCACCTGGTTTTTCACTTGACGGGTCTGCATTGTCTTGCATTTGAGGTGCAATATCTTGCATGTTTTATCTGGCGGTATAGGAATGGATTCCAGTCTTTTGAGCTTCGAACAGACACGCATATAAAAATTTCAAATGTAAATGCCCTACATTTCAAGGCATATCACTCGTTTGGAGCCTGCATAATCAATTGATTGGATTTACCGGTATGCTGATTGCTACAAGCAAACCTGTTCAATTCATGTTCGCAATATTGAGTGAACTTCTAAGTGATCAATCCCCTGATCGGAAATCGTACCGATCGCACCTGCCAAGTTGAGGAGCACTGGTTTGTTTGAAGAATTCATTCATAATTTTGCTCACAACCTTTTTAAACCGCTTCTACTGTTTTTCTATATGGGTTTTTTGATACCTGTTTTGAAGGTGCCGTTTGAATTTCCAAAAGCCGTGTACCAGGGGCTGACTCTGTACCTGCTGGTTGCTATTGGCTGGCACGGGGGGGAAGAACTGGCTTCGCTGTCTTTAGCCGAGTTTGGTCAGGCGCTGGGTTTCATGGCGATCGGATTCATCACAAACCTGAGTATTGGTGCTATAGCTTATTTTATTTTGCAACGTACGACGAAATTGCGTCAGGTTGATGCGGCTACTGTCGCCGGGTTTTACGGGTCAGACTCTGCTGGTACTTTTGTGACCTGTCTGGGTGTGATTACTGCGGCCAATATCGCTTACGCTGCTTATATGCCAGTGATGCTAGCTGTTATGGAAATCCCGGGATGTCTGGTTGCCCTTTATCTCGTATCGCGTTTACGCCAGCAAGGTATGGACCCCCAGGGGAATATGCCTCATGAATCCGGCTATCAACCTGCCGTCCATTCTGCGTTAGCGATGGAAGGAGCAGACGGTGGTGGAGAAATTACAGTCGATGAAGACGGCGAACCGTTAACTCGATATGAGGGAAGTCGCATGCATGGCCATTCTATGGCGGCTGTTGCTGAGAGAACACAAACAGTGACTGCCACAAAGCAGGAACTGGCAGTTGAACTGGATGGGGAAACGGAAAAACAACCCGTTTTCAGTAAAGAGCTTCTGCATGAAGTTTTTCTGAATCCCGGTCTTTACCTGCTGTTTGGCGGGATTATTATCGGATTTCTGGGGAGACTGCAGGGTGAGGCGGTCACACGGGCAGACGATACTTTGTTTGTTAATATTTTTCACGGTATGTTGTGTCTGTTCCTGCTGGAAATGGGAATTACAGCCTGCCGTCGTTTGCAAGACCTGAAGACCGCTGGCTGGCGATTCATCATGTTTGGTGTCCTTGCTCCAAACGTCTTTGCAATAATTGGAATTCTGGTGGCCCATGGCTACAGTATCGTTCTGGGGCAACCGTTTGACCTGGGGACTTATGCACTCTTTGCCGTTTTGTGTGGAGCAGCATCCTATATCGCTGTACCAGCTGTGCAGAGACTTGCCATCCCCGAAGCCAGTCCCACTCTGCCTCTGGCAGCATCGTTGGGGCTCACGTTTACTTACAACGTTACCATCGGTATTCCCGTCTACATGTTGGTTGCACAGGTGGTTATGAAAAACTTTCCAGTGGCATGACTCTGGAAAAGATGACAACAATGAGCGCAGCCCGATTTGCAGGTAAGGGGCTGAATCAGAAGACAGAGGAAGTGTGAGAGAGGCTTTCCGGTAGAAATGAATCCACTGCAGACACTCCCATAAAAAAATCGAGTAGAGAGATATCAGCAAACTTCACCAGTGAATGAGTGGGTTGGAAAGCGGTGCTTCTCCATTGCATTCAGTTTGACAATCCACTCATTCATTTTAAACATACATCGCGGATTCACTTACGTTCACAGGAATTAGTGACATGACAGCGACGATAGAGTTGGCAAAAGTGATTGTGATTACCGAAGCCCATTATGAACAGGAAATGTTAACCAGTTTTCAAAAGCTGGGTATCAAAGGTTTCACGTGTATGAACTGCTGGGGGCAGGGACATCACCAGGTTTATGATGAACCATTTATGGATCATTCGCAGACCAGGATCGAAATGATTACGACAGATGAAATTGCAGATTCCATTGTCGACTTTTGTCGTCAGCCACGTTTTGAAACACATGCGATTACTGTTTATCTTGAGTCCGTTCGTGTTCGTGATCCTGACAAATTTATTACCTGAGAAAAAGGGAATCATCTTGTGATCAAAACGGTTCCAGAAAATGGTCGTCTGAAAGCGTGCTTGATCATCAGTATGAAGAGTCGTGTTCCGTCGTGCTGGTTTCCTGAGTTTTATCAGTTGCGCATGACCAATGCCCATGCGAGTGGGAGGTTCAGTTTTTTTCTCGACATGAGTTAACGTAGTTTGCCAGTCACCTTCATGTGCTTACTTTGGCGGGTAGCTAGCATGATGGGTGGCTGGCAACTGCGTGATTTCTGTCAATGCCTCTGAGCTTCACGACGGGCACGTTTCTCTTTTCTCAACAACAGTCATGTCGGTATTGGAATGGATCTTTTCCCCTGTTACTGCTTTGACAGGAGATCAACTTTCGACTGTTTCGAGTTGTATTGCAGCGTCTCCGGGGCCAGTGGGACCGGGTATAATAGATCGAAAGACGCTATCGTTAAATATGATGTATTCCAGAACTCAGATTCAAACTGCTGAACTCGTTGTAGAGGTGCCTGGCTGAATTGCATCAGGCATATGCCACCCAGCCACGAAATGTGAATCCTGCATAAAACAGGTTGATGTTCGAAAATCCCGCTTCATGCAAGATCGCTTCGTCATGCTCGGGAGTGAGAATATTTAAACGTGATTCCATTGTGGCCCGGGCAGTATCCGCGTTCCGGGGGGCAACTCCGGAACTGACCGCAAAGGCTGCATAGCGCGACAACCAGTGAGCCCGTGCTTTTGCATCTTCATAATCAGGAATACTCATGTGAACTACCACAAAAGGCGATCCGGGGCGCAGCCGGCGGCGAATTTCAACTGCCATACGTTGCCGCTTTTTCCGTTCTACAAAGTGCATCGTTAAAAGGCAGGTTGCTGCATCAAACGGTCCGTCCGGAGCCATGTCCACTTCCCCCGGATACAAGCGGACACGCGACAAGAGCGGTCCCAAAGTCTGCTCGGCAAGTCGGATCATTTCAGCAGACGGGTCAACCCCGTCGAAGGTCCAACCCGGGTGTGCCTGCGCGAATGTTTGTAACTCCAATCCACCTCCTGCTCCAACGACGAGCACCCGACCTTTCTGCGGAACACATTCAGAAAGGATGAGAGTCGTCATGCGCTGCATGTCAGCAAACCCGGGCACAATGCGCGGCGGCCCCTCTTTATATCGTGCTACACTTTGAGGATCAGAGAACGGGTCTGGTGGGGCAGAGGAGTGCTGATCCATCAAGAGGCTCCATAACATTGCGAGTTATTTCCACGAGCTGTGGCATTTGCGTGACACTCTGCGATCAACATCGCCAGCGTGATTTCACCAAAACGGGAAAGCAGTAGTTCCTCTGCTTCGTTGAAGGTCTGCTGGAGAGTAGAGTTCACGGCTTGTTCTACCAGGCATCCTGGCGATTCCGTTCGATTGCTTATGGCAAGTAGAGACGGGCTCCCGAGCGCTGCGTAGATATCCTGCAATGTCACAGTCGAGGGATCACACGCCAGCGTCCAACCGCCGCCATGTCCCTTTTCTGATTTTACATATCCCTGCTTCCTGAGGCCTGCCATGGTTTGTCGGATGACTACCGGATTAGTGACCATCATTTCGGACAGGTCTTTTGATGTGACAGGGCCTGGATGCTCGGCCATGTGAAGCAGAATGTGAAGAATCCCAGATAATTTGCTGTTTTGTGTCATGTAATATAAAGTATTACATGACCGTGGCGCAGTCAAGCACGAATGCATGGCAATCAGGCTGACCTGTCTGGCTCCGATCTCTCACACAGGAAAG is from Gimesia maris and encodes:
- a CDS encoding DUF1328 domain-containing protein, whose product is MLSWALMFLVIALVAGLFGFGLVGGMAYGAAKICFFIFLVLAVISLLTGKRVPTE
- a CDS encoding PAS domain S-box protein, whose product is MGLSSKPEFPKNALWASDGRLQTIVDSAMDAVITMDIDGDVVDWNRRAEEIFGWSRDEAIGSAVAELIIPPQYLAQHQDGLRQFKSTGEGRLINNKMELTALRRNGHEFPVEMIITQIEWHGQVIFNAFVRDVSDRKEAEQLIAREKLEAALLQQASFSSSTSDALEDALRICVANLGDISGWPIGHAYLRHQGGNRLVSSRIWHLANRDHFLDLRDESEKQSFVRGEDLPGYVWSRGEPVWVTDFENEEIITQKRDFAALGVRSAFAFPVKLDGDVIAVVEFFNTRLISPDLNLLALSRGVSNLIRHVIERVQWQEERTRLAAIVDSSGDAIIGKAPDGTITSWNNGAEVIYGWLEEEVIGETVSILLPPGMAREESEILEAMKTGRRLDQFQTRRMRKDGTIIDVAITVSPIRGMDQQVVGSSSIERDITARRRREEELSKAKDEAEQATRAQGEFLANVSHELRTPMNAILGMLELTLQENLTPLKRDYLQTAKDSADSLLLLVNDILDFSRLEAGHFELEPVPFSLRVMIDEAVKTLSLRACEKGLELICRIDKRVPSQVLGDPVRLRQILTNLAGNAIKFTEQGEVVVDVKLIEPAGEIPLPRLQPGEKALLEFSVSDTGIGIAVEDQKRIFAPFAQADASTTRHYSGTGLGLAICHELIGLMDGEMYLTSEPGEGSCFSFQVILPVAEPEESVQGNEKASVSELRDLPVLVVDDNQTNRVILEEMLTNWSMSPTPVDSAREALDQLSALSEKEKSYPLVIVDALMPETDGFMLLEQAREEGLLDSATILMLSSADHQIFSERCQGLDISAFLEKPVSQSDLLDAIMTALKGPQLESSSVSQIRESKQTLRVLVAEDTPANQKVINAILKKRGHQCVIADNGREAVDCLRNESFDVVLMDVQMPTMDGLQATAMIRENEYGSGVHTPIIAMTAYAMRGDRDKCIAAGMDSYISKPIDAKKLILILERLAMRHQKTNLPENSLASSKVSLEESEQELLQEPSPSKPPTVDSRPVIDMRAALKRVGDDMTILNDMVNFFFEDAPGLLKEINQQAVAGDAEELTRAAHSLKGLCANFNAYPAVEVAKTIEEYGRQGKLLEVPAVIPVLESEFTRLNSELSAWKSENS
- a CDS encoding YqaE/Pmp3 family membrane protein translates to MDVVRIILAIILPPVGVLMQVGLGMHFWLNIVLTLCGYIPGLVHAVWVIAKK
- a CDS encoding TrkA C-terminal domain-containing protein, whose product is MFAIISLIVIIVVSIIVVRVATVALTLTGLSTPLARFQARSAFTSTGFTTSETEKVMRHPVRRRIIMALMILGNAGIVTAISSLIISFVGADSSTGLWLRIALLAAGLSLLWMLAYSEWIDHRISRVIQNALQRWTDLEIRDYAGLLHLTGDYLVVELNVNPDGWLADKKLTELKLDSEGILVLGIEKPDTSYVGAPRGGTRLEVNDRVLLYGKASVLKNLDERRSGAAGNWEHHKAVDEQQRSEQEQVTQI
- a CDS encoding sodium-dependent bicarbonate transport family permease — encoded protein: MFEEFIHNFAHNLFKPLLLFFYMGFLIPVLKVPFEFPKAVYQGLTLYLLVAIGWHGGEELASLSLAEFGQALGFMAIGFITNLSIGAIAYFILQRTTKLRQVDAATVAGFYGSDSAGTFVTCLGVITAANIAYAAYMPVMLAVMEIPGCLVALYLVSRLRQQGMDPQGNMPHESGYQPAVHSALAMEGADGGGEITVDEDGEPLTRYEGSRMHGHSMAAVAERTQTVTATKQELAVELDGETEKQPVFSKELLHEVFLNPGLYLLFGGIIIGFLGRLQGEAVTRADDTLFVNIFHGMLCLFLLEMGITACRRLQDLKTAGWRFIMFGVLAPNVFAIIGILVAHGYSIVLGQPFDLGTYALFAVLCGAASYIAVPAVQRLAIPEASPTLPLAASLGLTFTYNVTIGIPVYMLVAQVVMKNFPVA
- a CDS encoding P-II family nitrogen regulator, with product MTATIELAKVIVITEAHYEQEMLTSFQKLGIKGFTCMNCWGQGHHQVYDEPFMDHSQTRIEMITTDEIADSIVDFCRQPRFETHAITVYLESVRVRDPDKFIT
- a CDS encoding class I SAM-dependent methyltransferase, with the protein product MDQHSSAPPDPFSDPQSVARYKEGPPRIVPGFADMQRMTTLILSECVPQKGRVLVVGAGGGLELQTFAQAHPGWTFDGVDPSAEMIRLAEQTLGPLLSRVRLYPGEVDMAPDGPFDAATCLLTMHFVERKKRQRMAVEIRRRLRPGSPFVVVHMSIPDYEDAKARAHWLSRYAAFAVSSGVAPRNADTARATMESRLNILTPEHDEAILHEAGFSNINLFYAGFTFRGWVAYA
- a CDS encoding Rrf2 family transcriptional regulator; this encodes MTQNSKLSGILHILLHMAEHPGPVTSKDLSEMMVTNPVVIRQTMAGLRKQGYVKSEKGHGGGWTLACDPSTVTLQDIYAALGSPSLLAISNRTESPGCLVEQAVNSTLQQTFNEAEELLLSRFGEITLAMLIAECHANATARGNNSQCYGAS